The following are encoded in a window of Panicum virgatum strain AP13 chromosome 5N, P.virgatum_v5, whole genome shotgun sequence genomic DNA:
- the LOC120673968 gene encoding uncharacterized protein LOC120673968, with protein MAKAPSSSAAVAAEGRGLAHHRTRLLLLLLVAVAASASTVGFLLRGALRDPCDAHGDHASVAAASGSPLEFMRSKLVLLVSHELSLSGGPLLLMELTFLLRHVGSQVVWITNQRSEETNDVTYSLEHKMLNHGVQVLPARGQEAVDTARKADLVILNTAVAGKWLDPVLKNHVPEVLPKILWWIHEMRGHYFKLEYVKHLPFVAGAMIDSHTTAEYWKSRTSDRLKIQMPQTYIVHLGNSKELMEVAEDGVARRVLREHIRESLGVRSEDLLFAIINSVSRGKGQDLFLQAFYQSLQLIKQQKLKVPTMHAIVVGSDMNAQTKFETQLRDFVVKNGIHDRVHFVNKTLAVAPYLAAIDVLVQNSQARGECFGRITIEAMAFKLPVLGTAAGGTTEIVVDGSTGLLHPAGKEGVAPLAKNIVRLASRAEQRASMGKKGYDRVKERFMEHHMAERIAAVLKEVLRKSRQHTRS; from the exons ATGGCGAAGGCCCCGTCGTCCtccgcggcggtggccgccgaAGGCCGCGGCCTAGCCCACCACCGGacccggctcctcctcctgctcctcgtggccgtcgccgcctccgcctccacagTGGGGTTCCTCCTCCGCGGCGCCCTGCGCGACCCCTGCGACGCCCATGGGGACCACGCctctgtcgccgccgcctcggggaGTCCCCTCGAGTTCATGAGGTCTAAGCTCGTGCTGCTCGTCTCCcacgagctctccctctccg GTGGCCCACTTTTGCTGATGGAGTTAACGTTTCTTCTGAGGCATGTTGGCTCGCAAGTGGTGTGGATAACAAACCAGAGATCAGAAGAAACAAATGATGTTACATATAGCTTGGAGCATAAGATGTTGAACCATGGGGTGCAG GTTTTACCAGCTAGGGGGCAAGAGGCAGTTGATACTGCTCGAAAAGCTGATCTGGTTATCTTGAACACTGCTGTAGCTGGCAAATGGCTTGATCCTGTTCTTAAAAACCATGTTCCTGAAGTCCTTCCGAAGATTTTGTGGTGGATCCATGAAATGCGGGGGCATTACTTTAAGCTTGAATACGTTAAACATCTTCCCTTCGTTGCTGGAGCCATGATTGATTCTCATACAACGGCTGAATATTGGAAGAGCAGGACTAGTGACCGTCTGAA AATACAGATGCCACAAACTTATATTGTTCACCTCGGGAATAGTAAGGAACTAATGGAAGTTGCTGAAGATGGCGTTGCAAGAAGAGTCCTACGGGAACATATTCGTGAGTCCCTTGGAGTACGGAGTGAAGATCTCCTGTTTGCAATAATAAACA GTGTATCACGAGGAAAAGGACAAGACTTGTTTCTTCAGGCATTTTATCAGAGTTTGCAGCTCATCAAACAGCAGAAGTTAAAAGTGCCTACGATGCATGCCATAGTTGTGGGAAGTGATATGAATGCTCAGACCAAATTTGAGACCCAGTTACGTGACTTTGTGGTAAAGAATGGGATTCATGACCGTGTCCATTTTGTGAACAAGACATTGGCAGTGGCTCCTTATTTGGCAGCAATTGATGTGCTTGTTCAGAACTCCCAG GCCCGTGGCGAATGTTTTGGAAGAATAACAATTGAAGCAATGGCATTCAAGTTGCCAGTATTG GGCACGGCTGCCGGAGGGACTACGGAAATCGTCGTCGACGGCTCGACCggcctcctgcacccggccgGGAAGGAGGGCGTCGCGCCCCTCGCGAAGAACATCGTGAGACTCGCGAGCCGCGCCGAGCAGAGGGCCTCCATGGGGAAGAAGGGCTATGACAGGGTGAAGGAGAGATTCATGGAGCACCACATGGCGGAGAGGATCGCCGCGGTGCTGAAGGAAGTTCTGCGCAAATCGCGGCAACACACTCGTTCTTGA
- the LOC120673084 gene encoding uncharacterized protein LOC120673084 isoform X2 produces MSPVAFCPMHAIHLSIVATYMHVPGTAIIVVPSSNCYTFDNESRLIDFTHLVGKEYEYNEQGSEPPDLVVEFCKDVQRRSQKGYIEFGRFVSSRSFLLGSGPTDYIQKFHDGDLVHCETTFEKMGRTAQVNIICGHCSNNACRDEQGCICSISYDERMCRVLVELAIPCVKSGPRVFKGFTVGFHPRSSEIVYNGLTQLGFEQLHHGFSFQTEQIHVSLYLTAMSSLAELVGKPTFKVNPVKGLSVTITGSGLNGAMPTTLSPTVLNVDWRCEIARSSPYEVNILIPVEGYDPIEFTLTKECVYAQEKESDPMKGWATFGIISCIFIVLSTLLYCGGFIYKTRVEHLYGLDALPGMAFLSAFLDAAGRPRGYLPAGNPSESHASQASWEHTHNTTQAAQRTNDREYGSI; encoded by the exons ATGAGTCCTGTGGCTTTCTGTCCTATGCATGCCATTCATCTATCGATCGTAG CTACCTACATGCATGTGCCAGGCACTGCTATCATCGTGGTTCCAAGTTCTAATTGTTACACCTTTGATAACGAGAGCCGCCTTATTGATTTT ACACATCTGGTCGGAAAGGAATATGAATACAATGAACAG GGTTCAGAACCGCCTGATTTGGTTGTTGAGTTCTGCAAAGATGTGCAGAGAAGATCTCAAAAG GGTTACATTGAATTTGGACGTTTTGTTAGTTCTCGCTCCTTTCTGCTTGGTTCAGGGCCTACTGACTATATTCAG AAATTCCATGATGGAGATTTAGTGCACTGTGAAACTACATTTGAAAAGATGGGTCGTACAGCACAG GTAAACATCATATGTGGACATTGCTCAAATAATGCGTGCAGAG ATGAACAAGGATGCATTTGTAGCATATCTTATGATGAAAGGATGTGCAG GGTGCTTGTTGAACTTGCTATTCCTTGTGTTAAAAGTGGTCCAAGAGTATTCAAGGGTTTCACTGTGGGATTCCATCCCAGATCATCAGAAATT GTTTATAATGGATTGACTCAGCTGGGATTTGAGCAACTCCATCATGGCTTTAG CTTTCAAACTGAGCAGATTCATGTGTCCCTGTATCTTACTGCTATGTCTTCCCTCGCAGAACTGGTTGGAAAACCTACCTTCAAG GTTAATCCAGTGAAAGGGCTTAGTGTTACAATTACAGGATCAGGGCTCAATGGTGCCATGCCTACTACCCTGTCTCCTACAGTTCTGAATGTGGATTGGAGAT GTGAAATTGCTCGAAGCAGTCCGTATGAAGTCAATATTTTGATCCCAGTTGAGGGCTATGATCCAATTGAGTTTACACTTACCAAAGAATGTG TTTATGCACAAGAAAAAGAGAGTGATCCCATGAAAGGCTGGGCAACATTTGGAATTATTTCATGCAT CTTCATTGTCTTATCAACTCTACTTTATTGTGGAGGGTTCATCTACAAAACCCGCGTGGAGCATCTG TATGGTTTAGATGCACTGCCTGGGATGGCCTTCTTATCCGCCTTTCTGGATGCT GCTGGTAGACCAAGAGGCTACTTGCCAGCAGGCAATCCAAGTGAAAGTCATGCAAGCCAGGCGTCTTGGGAACACACACATAATACCACACAAGCAGCACAGAGGACAAATGATAGGGAATATGGATCAATATGA
- the LOC120673084 gene encoding uncharacterized protein LOC120673084 isoform X1 has protein sequence MSPVAFCPMHAIHLSIVVLLAATYMHVPGTAIIVVPSSNCYTFDNESRLIDFTHLVGKEYEYNEQGSEPPDLVVEFCKDVQRRSQKGYIEFGRFVSSRSFLLGSGPTDYIQKFHDGDLVHCETTFEKMGRTAQVNIICGHCSNNACRDEQGCICSISYDERMCRVLVELAIPCVKSGPRVFKGFTVGFHPRSSEIVYNGLTQLGFEQLHHGFSFQTEQIHVSLYLTAMSSLAELVGKPTFKVNPVKGLSVTITGSGLNGAMPTTLSPTVLNVDWRCEIARSSPYEVNILIPVEGYDPIEFTLTKECVYAQEKESDPMKGWATFGIISCIFIVLSTLLYCGGFIYKTRVEHLYGLDALPGMAFLSAFLDAAGRPRGYLPAGNPSESHASQASWEHTHNTTQAAQRTNDREYGSI, from the exons ATGAGTCCTGTGGCTTTCTGTCCTATGCATGCCATTCATCTATCGATCGTAG TTTTGTTAGCAGCTACCTACATGCATGTGCCAGGCACTGCTATCATCGTGGTTCCAAGTTCTAATTGTTACACCTTTGATAACGAGAGCCGCCTTATTGATTTT ACACATCTGGTCGGAAAGGAATATGAATACAATGAACAG GGTTCAGAACCGCCTGATTTGGTTGTTGAGTTCTGCAAAGATGTGCAGAGAAGATCTCAAAAG GGTTACATTGAATTTGGACGTTTTGTTAGTTCTCGCTCCTTTCTGCTTGGTTCAGGGCCTACTGACTATATTCAG AAATTCCATGATGGAGATTTAGTGCACTGTGAAACTACATTTGAAAAGATGGGTCGTACAGCACAG GTAAACATCATATGTGGACATTGCTCAAATAATGCGTGCAGAG ATGAACAAGGATGCATTTGTAGCATATCTTATGATGAAAGGATGTGCAG GGTGCTTGTTGAACTTGCTATTCCTTGTGTTAAAAGTGGTCCAAGAGTATTCAAGGGTTTCACTGTGGGATTCCATCCCAGATCATCAGAAATT GTTTATAATGGATTGACTCAGCTGGGATTTGAGCAACTCCATCATGGCTTTAG CTTTCAAACTGAGCAGATTCATGTGTCCCTGTATCTTACTGCTATGTCTTCCCTCGCAGAACTGGTTGGAAAACCTACCTTCAAG GTTAATCCAGTGAAAGGGCTTAGTGTTACAATTACAGGATCAGGGCTCAATGGTGCCATGCCTACTACCCTGTCTCCTACAGTTCTGAATGTGGATTGGAGAT GTGAAATTGCTCGAAGCAGTCCGTATGAAGTCAATATTTTGATCCCAGTTGAGGGCTATGATCCAATTGAGTTTACACTTACCAAAGAATGTG TTTATGCACAAGAAAAAGAGAGTGATCCCATGAAAGGCTGGGCAACATTTGGAATTATTTCATGCAT CTTCATTGTCTTATCAACTCTACTTTATTGTGGAGGGTTCATCTACAAAACCCGCGTGGAGCATCTG TATGGTTTAGATGCACTGCCTGGGATGGCCTTCTTATCCGCCTTTCTGGATGCT GCTGGTAGACCAAGAGGCTACTTGCCAGCAGGCAATCCAAGTGAAAGTCATGCAAGCCAGGCGTCTTGGGAACACACACATAATACCACACAAGCAGCACAGAGGACAAATGATAGGGAATATGGATCAATATGA